agcgaGTAAACAGTCCCATCTTCTTGAATGGTGGAAGGCCGATATTTTTAAAAtagctggcaaaaatcacaaataaaatagcatatttccgatcaagGATTAAATCGTCAGTTTTTATCGATTGACAATTGTATATTTTTACGGGAAGGCTGTGCTTTCTTTGCTAGATCTTCTCATATAGAAGCGTTGCATCCCTCCTCATTTATTGTAATGGCactggcgcatcttgttaatatatatattatctttggctaACTATAGGATCTTTCTTCCTGAGTAACCTGGTAATATGTGCATAATTGTGATCTTAAGTCACGGGGTAAGTGGATCTGAATTTATAACCCTTGTATTAATAACAAAGGTCCACTATTTGGCTATAAGCATTCAGATTGGACATAAATTCACAAACTTGGCATTGCTTCGTGATATATAGCCTACTGCAAAGAAACCACGTTAgactgaccaatcacaacactgGAGTCTTAAGGTAAATAGGCAGCCTGAACATTTGAATGGCAAATGTCTTGCTTGACTTTTTAGACCATTTTCTTGCATTGGGTTCTGAGCAAGTCCACCATGTACCTGTTTTTCCAGTACTGGCTCATTATTTTACAGTGTCTGCTTGTTACAACTTGATAGTTTTTTATGTTTGCAAGACATTTTAGTAAAGTGgagatgtttgtgtttagaaAGCAAGAGGTATTGGGTTCAAATAttgatgtaaaataaatgtttttggacagctttgacattttcttaataactccttttgtgttctgtggcaAAAAAGTCAGTTTCAAGCAAAATAAAGGGTGGGTAGATGGAAACAGAATGAACATGTTCAAGCGAACGATGCAGAAAATGTGACTTGCTCctttttacatttgttcatttatcagcaaatgtttttaaaatgcactTGTTTTAAAAATCTAAGGATATTTTTTATACTAGTTTCCTTTACTGTGGTACATTTTGAGATTTGAGAGCGAAATACTCATTTGAAATTATTCTAAACTGGGTGAAAATCTAATTCAGGTGTTACTGGGGGAGGGCAGTCATGCATCTGTAACAGgcaaatttatatttaaaaccaGCTGCTCTGATCTCCATTGTCACTAgctttatttaaaggtccagtgtgtcattttttagagGACCTATTGTCAGaattgcaatataataaacataactatgtcttcagaggtgtataaagaccttacataattcaatgtttttattaccttagaatgagctatttctatcaacatacactgcgggtcccatTGCATGGAATTAACCattaatgttgtttctacagtagccctaaactgacaaactgctctacagagcatgtttcataaatacgttatctccttcgtcaaagaagcgaaaatgtgacggcatcttagtcctgtgtcagccaccgtagtgcttcgaaagggaggggtgaatgcaactaaatgtaatacactggacctttaatatcaGTATGAAAGAGTACTGTTATCAAATATTTTGTTCAAAGTCGTTTTAATCTTTCATGTGTCACTTCTGTGTATATATGTAATGATGCTTTGGCACAATTAATGCCACATTAACATCAATGTTCTTGCATTGAAATTTGATATGCCCCATCAATATGAATGGGCACGACTCATCTGGTCCTGAGGCACCTTCAGTAGACAGTTTAAAGTGTGGTCTGGGTCAATTTCATGAGTCAGAATTCAGGTGACATTTTTCTTCATTCCCCTCAGCAGGCAAAAGCACATGAGTATTAGATAAATGTAGCACAGGTTTTTAGCACAGTAATGTAGTTCTAGCCCTTGTGCCGTCTCTAGCTCCTGGAAAGGTgattacaaagacaaaacaGCAGCTCTAAAACCTCCTGTCCTCTACTATTCATGAGGTTTATTTGTCcaatatatataatacagtatatattcatatatctTAACTATATAATAATCTCCAAACTGATGCCAACACGGTCTGTTTCATCTTTAGAATTACACAGCGTGTTTCATGACGTAATCCTAGtctttaatttcctgaaaagaGTTCTGTGTGGCATTGTGCCAGAAATGAACCACTCATCCTTGCTTCAGATCCCAGTTACATTGCCTGATATTGCAATTCCCTTCCCCCATTCAAATCTGTCTTTTTCCTTTCGCTGCCTCTGAATTTCTCGCTCGCTCTGCGTGCTCATCTGAGAACACAGctcttttgttttaaaaaaatctcaccAGTTTTTCCCCCCGGGGTTGAACTTTGTGATATTCTAATTGCTTTCCACTATTTTCAGCAACTTCCACTTCCCACCCCTGattcctctttctttctctcaccACCCCCTCCCTGGCCTTTGCAAGAAGGTGGGCAGAAATAGTGCATGTTGCTTATATCTACAGTGTGCTTTTATAGACAGAAAAATGAGGCACCGTTGATGAAAACAGATTACGGTTTATGACCCAACTGCATCAGGCCTTCCATGACCAGTCATCTGATGGGTTACCAGTATGCAGAAAGACCGCTTTTGATTTTAATGGATTATTGATGATGACGTCATTTGTATCAGCTGTGTGAATAAACAAAGAGGCAACCAAAGATGGGAATATTGAGTGTATATGTGCTATTGATGTAACACCACTATTGATAATCTGGTTACATAGACATGACATGTCATTGGACTCCCCAGGCGGGAGACATTCAATCCCTTTAGTGGCAAGAGGGGCAGGGAGACTCAGGAGGAGGTGTTAATATTGGCGCATGCTGTAAAACCGTCCAGTCCAAGTGTTGACTACGGAGACCTGTTGCAAGCGGCTGCCAAGCACTGACCccattaatttttttctttatgagCCGTTGCCAACCTGGCTGTGATCTGCATTCGATTTGGCATCCGTACACGGAGGCTAATCAAATCTTGTTCCTTTACATTAAAGCTTTATAGGCTGACCTGCTGAAACGCAAAAAATTGTTTGTTCTCATTTGGGTCCTCCTGTGGTTTCTGTTTCTGGCTTGTTTTTGGTACATACCGGGCCCATGGGGTGTCGCGCTTAGAGCCATCCCTGAACCCAGGATTGAAAAATAACCACAAGAGTGCACATGGGCCCCTTATTTCTCATGGCACAACAACGGGAGCAGCTGTGCGCTCGCAGACGTATCCATCAGCAACATGTGATAATGGCCGCAGCGATTGCCAAACAACGCACGGAGAGGGTGGACAGCCAGGGGCAGGAGAGAAAGATGATCTTATTAAGTGTCAATGCAGTACGGGTGGTGGCTGACACATTCTGGGAATGGCTGGCGTTGTGTCCTTGCTGAGTGATAGCAATAATCATAAGGATGGCAACAACATGAGCGGCAGATGAGCAGACCGCAAGAAAACAACCCGAGCAATTAATGCAGTCCAGCCAGAGAGGAAAATTAAAATGCGTGTTACTTATATGTTACTGTATTAACATTCCTCACTTTCGCTATGAACTGACTTTCTTTAGGTCAAGTCACTTCTCAGAACTCCGATTTAATTTCAGTTCTTCTTTCTCAGAAACTTATCAAATGAACCCAATAAAAAAATTTGAAAGCGTTTCGCATGTTGTATGAATCTTTTTTATATCCCTGTGATACAGTCTTTGGTGACCTGATATAATGGCAATAAGAGGAAGGGCTATTGTTAGCCTGGACTGCAGTAATATCACAAGGTCCCAAAACACAGAGACAATCTTCAAGAAAACAAAAGGGCAACATAGATAAATGGCAGGGAGCATCCTTTCATCATACAACACTACCCTCACCTTCAGGAGGTATGGGCAATtacagcgttatggatgtgacattttcagccaaaaccatagactgtataaaatatggacgtagtgtcagtgacgtcacccgtaggtttctgatgagctgttttgaagcttaaagGGGGCGGAGCCGGCCGCCGCCATCTAAGCAGCGCATCACTCTCGGATAATCAAAAATGAGCAAAGAAGGGGAACGTGGTTAGAGCTGAGGCGCCTGGTTGCTGAaacttgtcactcaagtggccacgcacctaatttgcagaattttaagtctaaaaataagttaaacgggtgagttgtcatgaagggtaaaatgagctatatagaccaaaataattttttgtaccaggctgttaATGCTTTTTCTACTGTAAAGTtgcccattttaacatggggctcaatgagattctgctcttttggagccagtctctagcggccagtcgatgaattgcagcttaagtcacttccgtgttggcttCGCATGAGATCGGAAGGTTGCCACTtggtcaaaacttgaaatatattgAACCCCCTGGACAGAGGGCCGCCGCACAACTGAGGGCCGTTCTGGGCCAAGAAGTCCAGGGCCGTTTTTTAGTCACAGTCCAGCCCtgtattgaaccatctgtttatatttgactaaacccttcatgatagagtccagacatcagaaaatgtTTTGTCTATATGCACggattttctattttaaaaggaaaaattaatccattatggatgtgacaaaaaataaatgtttttgagagacaacatactttgtaggaattctgtaaattaaaatgtgcaaaccagagGCTaatatacccaacaaatggagagaACGTAAAATAGTTTCacgtgcccatttatgaggaatatgcgccgttatggatgtgacaattcacttaccaggataactgctttaaaaacaacaacaaaaatcacGTGGGTTTAAACCACCTAATAtgacctatcagtatggtgaaaacctttggtaaaaacttgaGTTTTCaatcttaaggttgacatttgcgtGGAATTGCCCAAATGCCATATGATAAGACTCTTACTCTACCTCCACAGAGCAAATCTAGTCATCCCATAATTACATGACGTAAACACGGGAGCGTTGCTCACCTCCCGATGATCCTTCAGAGCCTACTGGAAAAGGGAATGAGCAGCTACCCGTGAGACTGGAATTCACGGTTGCTAGGAAACGTGACGGAACATGAATATCACACGCCAGAAAGCTGAGCACGGCGGTAAATAGTTCCCCGAGATGAGATGCTCGAGTATCTCCCTAGATACCGTGAGCTGCTCACGCCCCATTGGCTTCAATCACAGTCGCTTCGCATTTGTTTGCATTGTGAATGAGCTTTTGCTCATTCCTCCAACTCGCCATTACCTACACTTGATTACTTCAAAGGCTCCAGCACCATTTATGCACAGTCTGCTAACAATGAAACACTGTTTGTATTTCATCCCAGCAGCTACATAATCTGTTATATATCCAAAGTGGGGAACCCTGGCAATATTTCAACAACCCCTTTTAAGGAGGTGGTATAAGGAGACTGCGGTGAGTGTCCTGCTTGTGAGTTGGAACAGATTTGGACTGCTGTAGGTCTCATAAGAAGACAGGGCTGTAACAGGAATGAAGCCTTTTGTATAAATTTATGTAAAGACATTGTATACTATACTTAATAGTTGCAATATTTTCTAATATTGTACACATGTAATTATAAACTGTAGACCCACAACAACAAATCAAACGAATTGAAAAATAGCCAATTTAAGGGctaagttcaccccaaaatgaaatttctgtcatttactcaccctcttgtcattttaaacctatatgactgacttctgcagaacacaaaagaagatattttgaagaaagttgttaacCGAAAAGCATTggaacccattcacttttattgtatggacacaaaaccaatgcaggtgaatgggggccagttaacaacattcttcaaaatatatttttttgagttctgcggaagaaagtcatacaggtttgaaatgacaagagggtgagtaaatgatgacagaatttttatttttggatgaactagtCAAAGTCCGCTTTATTACATTATGCCATTTACACTGAAAATagtcaaataacagcttttGCAACAATGACGCAGGTAACATCATGGTACTGAAGAAAACTTGATGATATGCACTTTATAATAGTTACACCGATACTAACTAATTTAAAAGAAGGCAGGTGAAAGCATCTTTTTGGGTAAATTGTTAATTTTATTGGAAAACAAATATACAACTTGGAATGGATTCTGAAGCATGGCTGTACCATAAgcagttaaaaaaagaaaagaaaaaaattgacCAATTAAAAATcttaagaacaaaacaaatacaaaaagatTAGAGTGTATGAGTACCTGGCGATAAACCCGTTAGTATTTAATTCAATGGTGTTGCAATAGTGCAATACTGAAGACTTTTTCCATTTCTAGTCACACTCAGTCCATTGTCCATGCAGAGTTGCTcctccacataaaacaaaaagagaggaaaaaaatcATGCCAAAATTGATGAAATGACGCCCCTCTTAGTCAGCTGGACCCTTGATGTCATCGCTTTTCAGGTAGGCAGACAGAAAAACAGAGGGGAGAAAGGGAGCCTGTGCGTAGTAGCCGGCATCTGTGCCTATATCACCTGGTCCCATAACTGCTGCTTCCAACAGATTGTTTACAATGAATGGGAGTTGGGGAAGGCATGAGCACTCAAATCTTATAGTATACATGCAGATCCTTTGGACAGCAGGAGAGGATgggaaaattaaaatgaaacattttacaGAAATTACAAACGAGAAAATGCAGATCATTTTATACAAGAAATTCTGTACAAGGCCTTCACTTCGCTGTCATCATCTgtacaaattctgtaaaaaaaaagggGGGGATATTTTAGCATCATTGTTAGGTGATGTTAGCATTGCACAGACCGAATGAATTAAGCAGCTCACCTTCATAATTGACCTGACCATCTCCATCAATGTCTGCTTCTCTAATCATTTCATCCACCTCCTCGTCTGTTAGCTTCTCTCCCAAGTTTGTCATAACATGGCGCAGCTCAGCAGCACTAATATATCCGTTCCCATCCTAACCAAAACCagccaaaattattttaaatctcAGAATGTCACCAGCAAAGTGGCAGGTTaactcattttaaataaaaatacacagttCTGTACTGTAAACAGCACAGAAATCTTACCTTATCAAAGACACGGAAAGCTTCTCTGATCTCCTCCTCGCTGTCAGTGTCTTTCATCTTCCTTGCCATCATCGTCAGAAACTCAGGGAAGTCTATTGTTCCATTTCCTGATTAAGGGGCAATAGAGATCAGACAAAGTGCACAGATAAGGGAGAGATAAAGTGATTGAGCTGTGACAAAAGCATTCCAGGAGAATGGTTTTAGGTCACGCACAAACTGGactcaaaaaaagttaacgCATGCTGATGGCTAATGTAGCAGCAAAAATGTGTCCTCACCATCTGCATCCACCTCATTGATCATATCCTGCAGCTCTGCCTCTGTAGGGTTCTGGCCAAGGGAGCGCATGACTGTGCCCAGCTCTTTGGTTGTGATGGTACCATCACCATCTTTGTCAAATAGCGAGAAAGCCTCTTTGAACTCTGGAAAGAGAGGAGACAAATCAGTGGATGAATTAGTTCATTGTGGTTACATGTATTTGGGTAAAACCTACTCATCAAAAATAACTCCTATTTCTCCCGGTGTACTAATGGGAAATGGCAAACTCATATGTGATGTCAAGCTTTTGGCATCAAGATTCCACATGGCTCAGAACATActtcatatttaaaaaaggtCTCCAAATCTATATCTTTTCAAAAGTCATATGATTTTAACTGTGGCTTGGTAACAGACAAAAATGCCTTCAAGCACACATAAACAACCTAGAGCCATTGCAATTCAGactaattgtttttatttgtgcgaAAGCCTTTTAGCAGTACTACTTAAAAGCACATTACATCAAATCTGGTGATTACAGTTACATGTCAGTCACGTGCCAATGGCAAAGCGACAACTTTCACTTTGGGTGGATGCTCAAAGTGCCTTCTAGATAAAATGACAAAGGTACCTTTTAGAAGGTACAGCGAGAATTAGGCAGTCCTATCAATTCCACACTGTGTAACATACCACACTGTTAAATTCTGAGAATTGATCCTCGCAGGCCAAGTTAGGCCAAACCCATAGTGACAAGTGAGactgtgttttatgcatttgCCCACTGGTCAAAATACTCAAGGACAATTGAAGCTGTGACATCCAAGCTCCCCTCTCTGCCAACAATGCCCATTCAACAgagctgtgacatcatccagaTGAATGGATTGATTTCAGATGAACCGATTCAAATATTACTTTGATATGCCATTAGACATGCCCAACCAGCTTTGCTCTTAAACTTAACAGAAAAGCATGACCAGATGTACAGAATATTATTTAAAGATGATCAAACTAAAGCTTTCAAGTTAATGCATTGAGGTATTCCTCATACAGCCTGGCCTGTCCAACAAAGTGAAACAGTAGAAGTTATTTGAGCCTCAAGCCACTTATTTCAGAGTAGATTCAAAGAGCTGATACCATGGTCTAGTTGGCACAACCCATCCATGCACATAGGCTGCTTACAAGCACAGGCAAATTTGACTTGGAGCCCACCTTAAAAGGCAACAGACGCAACGATACCCACCAAGATAGGATGAGCAGGCAGTGCAGACAGGCTATTGTATACTGCCATGTGCCAATCTTTGAatctctgagtgtgtgtgtgtgtggagtgtggacatgtttttatatcccggtggggacctaaacctgaatgcacaccaacacatggggactcgtgtcactgtggggaccaaaattgaggtttGCCCATGGgcaaaaagcttataaattgtacataacaatatttttaaaaaatctaaaaatgcaaaaagttttctatgatctttaggtttaggggtagggtatagaatatacagtttgtacagtataaaaaacattacgcctatggactgtccccacggagatagtaaaccagacatgcgtgtgtgtgtgtgtgtgtgtgtgtgtgtgtgtgtgtgtaaaaaaatCTTACCAGCAATTTGCTCCTCTGTTAGTTGATCGGCCTGGAAATGAGAAGACATCATACAAGCAATTATATTACTAAACCATGCCTCTTAATAGCAACTGAAAATACTTACATAGAATACAATGCATACACGTGTTCTGGTACACTGACACCAATGAC
This genomic window from Triplophysa rosa linkage group LG18, Trosa_1v2, whole genome shotgun sequence contains:
- the calm2b gene encoding calmodulin 2b, (phosphorylase kinase, delta) isoform X1, producing MMSSHFQADQLTEEQIAEFKEAFSLFDKDGDGTITTKELGTVMRSLGQNPTEAELQDMINEVDADGNGTIDFPEFLTMMARKMKDTDSEEEIREAFRVFDKDGNGYISAAELRHVMTNLGEKLTDEEVDEMIREADIDGDGQVNYEEFVQMMTAK
- the calm2b gene encoding calmodulin 2b, (phosphorylase kinase, delta) isoform X2, giving the protein MADQLTEEQIAEFKEAFSLFDKDGDGTITTKELGTVMRSLGQNPTEAELQDMINEVDADGNGTIDFPEFLTMMARKMKDTDSEEEIREAFRVFDKDGNGYISAAELRHVMTNLGEKLTDEEVDEMIREADIDGDGQVNYEEFVQMMTAK